In Lineus longissimus chromosome 7, tnLinLong1.2, whole genome shotgun sequence, a genomic segment contains:
- the LOC135491047 gene encoding methylglutaconyl-CoA hydratase, mitochondrial-like, with protein sequence MVYMLSEATQAIRFDKNVKVLIIKSECPGIFCAGADLKERVKMTQAEVGPFVAKLRSTVSDLCNLPMPVIAAMDGIALGGGLEMALACDIRIAASSAKMGLVETRLAIIPGGGGTQRLPRLVGPAIAKELMFTARVIDGAEAARINLVNQAVEQNDERDAAYQRSLELAREITPQGPIAVQMAKIAIDRGVEVDLASGLKFEEACYAQVIPTKDRTEGLLAFKEKRPPKYRGE encoded by the exons ATGGTTTACATG CTTTCTGAAGCGACGCAGGCGATCAGATTCGACAAGAATGTGAAAGTTTTAATCATAAAAAGTGAATGTCCAGGAATCTTCTGCGCAG gcGCTGATCTCAAAGAGAGGGTGAAGATGACTCAGGCCGAGGTTGGACCGTTTGTTGCAAAGTTACGATCCACGGTATCGGACCTGTGTAACCTCCCGATGCCTGTGATAGCCGCGATGGACGGCATTGCACTTGGTGGTGGCCTGGAGATGGCGCTAGCCTGTGATATCAGAATAGCAG CGAGTTCGGCTAAGATGGGTCTGGTAGAAACCAGGCTGGCAATAATACCTGGAGGAG GTGGCACCCAACGCCTCCCCAGGCTGGTTGGTCCCGCCATCGCCAAAGAGCTCATGTTCACGGCCCGCGTTATAGACGGAGCCGAGGCTGCACGTATCAACCTCGTCAACCAAGCCGTGGAGCAGAATGATGAGCGTGATGCTGCGTATCAACGATCACTGGAATTAGCGAGAGAAATCACACCACAG ggGCCAATCGCAGTTCAAATGGCTAAGATTGCTATAGACAGAGGTGTTGAAGTGGACCTTGCGTCTGGATTGAAATTCGAGGAAGCTTGTTATGCTCAG GTCATCCCAACAAAGGACCGAACGGAAGGTCTCCTAGCTTTTAAGGAAAAACGACCACCGAAATACAGAGGAGAATGA